The proteins below come from a single Candidatus Chlamydia sanziniae genomic window:
- a CDS encoding M20/M25/M40 family metallo-hydrolase, with translation MSVDLDYFNTHMPYFLKEFAQFLSFPSISADPSYLSACMECANFLVTNLSDIFTVELWETPGHPSIICASYRHNDSKAPTLLLYNHYDVQPAYISDGWQQDPFILREKEGFLYARGASDNKGQCYYTLKALQYYYKSRNKFPLNVIWIIEGEEESGSPALSTWLEKKQFQADYLLIVDGGFISPEHPCVNIGARGIVSMKLYVEEGTQDMHSGNFGGVAYNANRALIEMLSSLRNPDNSVTVEHFYDDITITGIDTPDLPQSNIMEVCEKNLGFHPTGNEPQYTLEASRAFRPTLEINGISGGYTGPGFKTVIPYKAMAYLSCRLVPNQDPIKIAEYIIDHLKKRVPTALKFSYEILLRGSRGWNSSPHLPIVSILQEIYSNLYQTECRRIVMPATIPISPLLAQAAHTQPIICGISYLSDNVHAAEERFSIDQLRKGFLSICQLLDKLPS, from the coding sequence ATGAGTGTGGATTTAGATTATTTCAATACACATATGCCTTATTTCCTAAAAGAATTTGCACAATTCCTTTCTTTTCCTTCGATATCTGCAGATCCAAGTTATCTTTCTGCTTGCATGGAATGTGCCAACTTTTTAGTCACAAATCTTTCCGATATTTTTACTGTAGAACTTTGGGAAACACCAGGACATCCCTCGATCATTTGTGCTTCTTATCGACATAACGACTCCAAAGCTCCGACTCTTCTTCTTTATAATCACTATGACGTACAACCTGCGTACATATCTGATGGTTGGCAACAAGATCCTTTTATCCTTAGAGAAAAAGAAGGTTTTCTTTATGCACGAGGTGCTTCTGACAATAAGGGGCAATGTTATTATACTTTAAAAGCTTTGCAATACTATTACAAATCTCGGAATAAGTTTCCTCTAAACGTTATTTGGATTATTGAAGGTGAAGAAGAGAGCGGTAGCCCTGCCTTATCTACATGGCTGGAGAAAAAGCAATTCCAAGCCGACTATCTCCTCATTGTTGATGGAGGTTTTATCTCCCCAGAGCATCCTTGTGTAAACATTGGTGCAAGAGGTATTGTTTCAATGAAACTGTATGTTGAAGAAGGAACTCAAGACATGCATTCGGGTAATTTTGGAGGTGTAGCTTACAATGCCAATCGCGCTTTAATAGAAATGCTGAGTAGTTTACGCAATCCGGACAACTCTGTAACTGTTGAACACTTCTATGACGATATTACAATTACAGGTATTGATACGCCTGACCTTCCGCAATCTAATATAATGGAAGTGTGTGAAAAAAATTTAGGGTTTCATCCTACCGGCAACGAACCTCAATATACCCTAGAAGCATCGAGAGCATTTCGCCCTACCTTAGAAATTAATGGCATTTCCGGAGGTTACACAGGCCCGGGTTTTAAGACTGTAATCCCCTATAAAGCAATGGCTTACTTATCATGCCGTCTCGTTCCCAATCAAGATCCTATAAAAATTGCTGAGTACATTATAGATCATCTTAAAAAGCGTGTTCCCACGGCCTTAAAATTCTCCTATGAGATTTTGCTAAGAGGATCACGGGGATGGAACAGCTCTCCTCATTTACCTATCGTATCCATATTACAAGAGATCTATAGTAATCTTTATCAAACGGAATGTCGAAGAATTGTTATGCCCGCTACAATTCCTATTAGTCCTTTATTAGCACAAGCAGCGCACACTCAGCCTATTATTTGCGGTATATCTTATCTTAGTGACAACGTCCATGCTGCTGAAGAGCGTTTTTCTATTGATCAGCTCAGAAAAGGATTTCTTTCCATTTGTCAACTTCTTGATAAATTGCCTTCTTAG
- a CDS encoding insulinase family protein produces the protein MKTGDTYRNFIIKSCEGLPEIESKLLEAEHKPSGASIMMIINDDDENVFNICFRTCPQSSNGVAHVLEHMVLCGSENYPVRDPFFSMTRRSLNTFMNAFTGADFTCYPAASQISEDFYNLLSVYIDAVFHPLLTKNSFFQEGWRYEFSPENKLFYTGVVFNEMKGAMMSGETRLSEALNAALFPSVTYGVNSGGEPKEIVTLSRKDIWNFHQSQYTLNRCLFYFYGNIKPSRHLDFLEEKLLRHASKIEKQTITVPLQKRFKTPIRHIFPYPSSSQDENKVLFGISWLTCSILDQQELLALHVLEIVLMGTDAAPLKSRLLKSDFCKQAEMSIDSELREIPITLVCKGCSPHGAQKLEAWIFACLEEIINEGIAENIIEGAVHQLELARKEISGYSLPYGLSLFFRSGLLKQHGGYPQDALKIHSLFSDLRLRLTNSDYLPKLIRKYFLDNTHFVRIVLIPDSELLAKENTEEQTRLKQIQDKLSPEEIETIQQNTKILEKSQNQEQKLDHILPNFSLDKVPTSSKEFTLIKEFRNEGEVFYHECFTNDIIFVDVVLDIPPLSVEELPWLRLLVFLILQLGSGGRSYKEQLEFFLEHTGGLDVSYDFSPHVNKNTLLSPSVSIRGKVLAGKAEKLFQVMRDILTHVNFADVLRIKELLMQHSEALTNSVRNSPMSYAVSMACADKSITGMMSYLASGLPYVKKICDLTKNFDKQKNKIITTLQALFVKCFSGKRQLVISGSQHNYEQLKENNFYGLLDYLTIIPEPWVNPNIELTLSSQGLYIPAPTAFNALAFPIGNLSYDHPDAVALTVAAEILDNVVLHTKIREHGGAYGSGAALNLAKGSFYCYSYRDPEIATTYQACLEGIAIIANGKFTKEDIHEGVLGVIQSLDSPVSPGSRGSTAFYRLKSGRVPALRQGFRRGVLLVTKEHICEVMYKYLQQNKQTTFISFAGEKMLENNASMLEKHFPIQPAL, from the coding sequence ATGAAGACTGGAGATACGTATAGAAACTTTATTATCAAATCATGTGAAGGTCTCCCTGAAATAGAGAGTAAACTGTTAGAAGCGGAACATAAGCCTTCAGGAGCATCTATCATGATGATTATAAATGATGATGATGAGAATGTATTCAATATCTGCTTCAGAACATGTCCTCAAAGTTCCAACGGTGTTGCTCATGTGCTAGAGCATATGGTACTCTGCGGTTCCGAAAATTATCCTGTTCGGGATCCTTTTTTTTCTATGACTCGTCGCAGTTTGAATACATTTATGAATGCCTTTACAGGCGCAGATTTCACTTGTTATCCTGCAGCATCGCAAATTTCCGAAGATTTCTATAATTTACTCAGCGTTTACATTGATGCAGTATTTCATCCACTACTTACTAAAAACAGCTTTTTTCAAGAAGGGTGGAGGTATGAATTCTCCCCAGAAAATAAGCTCTTTTATACAGGAGTAGTTTTTAATGAAATGAAAGGTGCTATGATGTCAGGAGAAACACGGCTCTCCGAAGCATTAAATGCCGCACTCTTTCCTTCCGTGACCTACGGTGTGAATTCTGGAGGAGAACCAAAAGAGATTGTTACTCTTTCTCGTAAAGATATATGGAATTTCCATCAAAGTCAATATACACTAAATCGTTGCCTATTCTACTTTTATGGAAATATAAAACCATCTCGACATTTGGACTTTTTGGAAGAAAAACTTCTCCGCCACGCCTCTAAAATTGAAAAACAGACAATTACTGTGCCTTTGCAAAAGAGGTTTAAAACTCCTATACGCCATATCTTTCCCTATCCTTCAAGTAGCCAAGACGAAAATAAAGTTTTATTTGGCATTTCTTGGCTTACATGTTCCATTTTAGACCAGCAAGAACTTCTTGCTCTTCATGTACTAGAAATTGTTCTGATGGGCACGGATGCAGCTCCTTTAAAATCTCGGTTATTGAAGTCTGACTTTTGTAAACAGGCGGAAATGAGTATCGATAGCGAACTTCGTGAAATTCCTATTACTTTAGTATGTAAAGGCTGTTCCCCACACGGAGCACAAAAATTAGAAGCTTGGATTTTTGCTTGTCTTGAAGAAATTATCAATGAAGGAATTGCAGAAAATATTATAGAAGGCGCTGTTCACCAACTCGAATTGGCAAGAAAAGAAATCTCTGGATACTCCTTGCCTTATGGTCTATCGTTATTTTTCCGTTCAGGCTTATTAAAACAGCATGGAGGATACCCTCAAGACGCATTAAAAATACATAGCCTTTTCTCAGACCTCCGATTGCGACTGACAAATTCCGATTACTTGCCAAAACTTATTCGAAAGTATTTTTTAGATAACACACATTTTGTCAGAATAGTTCTCATCCCAGATTCCGAACTTCTTGCTAAAGAAAATACAGAAGAACAAACGCGTTTGAAGCAAATACAAGATAAACTTTCTCCTGAAGAGATAGAAACTATTCAGCAAAATACAAAAATTTTAGAAAAAAGTCAAAATCAAGAGCAAAAATTAGATCATATTTTACCAAACTTTTCTTTAGATAAAGTGCCTACCTCTAGCAAAGAGTTTACCTTAATCAAAGAGTTTCGCAATGAAGGAGAAGTTTTCTATCACGAGTGTTTTACTAATGACATTATCTTTGTTGATGTAGTTCTGGATATCCCCCCACTATCTGTTGAAGAACTTCCATGGTTACGTTTGCTTGTTTTTTTAATACTACAACTTGGCTCTGGGGGTAGATCCTACAAAGAACAACTTGAGTTTTTCTTGGAACATACTGGTGGACTGGACGTATCCTATGACTTTTCCCCCCATGTAAATAAAAATACTCTACTTTCACCTTCTGTAAGCATACGAGGTAAAGTCTTGGCGGGAAAAGCTGAAAAGTTATTTCAAGTGATGCGTGATATATTAACACATGTTAATTTCGCAGACGTACTTCGAATTAAAGAACTGCTAATGCAACATAGCGAAGCTCTTACTAATAGCGTAAGAAATAGTCCCATGAGTTATGCTGTAAGCATGGCTTGTGCTGATAAATCCATAACAGGAATGATGTCTTATTTAGCTTCAGGATTGCCCTATGTTAAGAAAATTTGTGACCTTACAAAAAATTTCGACAAACAAAAAAACAAAATCATAACTACTCTACAGGCGTTATTTGTTAAATGCTTTTCTGGAAAACGACAGTTAGTAATCAGTGGGAGCCAGCATAACTACGAGCAGCTAAAAGAAAATAATTTTTATGGTTTATTAGATTACCTAACTATCATTCCTGAACCTTGGGTAAACCCAAATATAGAATTAACTTTGTCTTCTCAGGGGTTATATATCCCTGCTCCCACCGCATTTAATGCCTTAGCCTTTCCCATAGGAAATTTATCCTACGATCATCCGGATGCGGTGGCATTGACTGTAGCTGCTGAGATTTTGGATAACGTAGTATTGCATACCAAAATCCGAGAACATGGAGGAGCGTATGGTTCAGGAGCCGCTCTTAATCTAGCTAAAGGTTCGTTCTATTGTTATAGTTATCGTGATCCAGAAATTGCTACAACTTATCAGGCATGCCTCGAAGGAATTGCTATTATTGCTAATGGGAAATTCACAAAAGAAGACATCCATGAAGGGGTATTAGGGGTAATACAAAGTTTAGATTCTCCAGTATCTCCGGGAAGTCGTGGTTCAACAGCATTTTACAGACTTAAATCTGGAAGAGTTCCTGCTTTACGTCAAGGATTTCGTCGCGGTGTACTTTTAGTGACTAAAGAACATATTTGTGAAGTTATGTACAAATATTTACAGCAGAATAAACAAACAACATTTATATCGTTTGCTGGAGAAAAAATGCTCGAGAATAATGCTTCGATGTTAGAAAAACATTTCCCTATTCAACCTGCTTTATAG
- a CDS encoding DNA recombination protein RmuC: MGGVLTFCHYAKKKRYYLQNIQQLEHKNQLLQTSLDLSRHQEQLIEDFSNRLAVSSHNLIKNMQEEAQSYFSEQSKSFESILSPVQTTLTTFKENLQTFETKHAEDRGTLKEQMTRLLEIETKLQRETQALTDVLKHPGSRGRWGEIQLERILELSGMLKYCDYDTQTTSTQGTARADMIIRLPQDRCLIIDAKAPLSDAYFSLENTDKNDLVNKIKEHIKTLKSKSYWDKFHHSPEYVILFLPGESMFNDAIRLAPELIEIGAASNVILSGPLTLLALLKTIAYMWKQENLQKQIQEIGLLGKELHHRLYIVFGHFHKIGKHLNHAVHSYNDMATSFQHRVFPTLRKFEGLETSSSMHQIEDPIFIQGLASSFLSPHADEDLTTLKSSLDQEEELPL; the protein is encoded by the coding sequence ATGGGAGGTGTTTTAACTTTTTGTCATTATGCAAAAAAAAAACGCTATTACCTTCAAAACATTCAACAACTAGAACATAAAAACCAGCTTCTTCAAACCTCATTAGACTTGAGTCGACATCAAGAACAGCTAATAGAGGATTTTAGTAATCGCCTCGCAGTTTCTTCTCATAATCTCATTAAAAACATGCAAGAAGAAGCTCAGAGTTATTTTAGTGAGCAATCTAAGTCTTTTGAATCGATACTTTCTCCTGTTCAAACTACGCTTACTACTTTTAAGGAAAACTTACAAACCTTTGAGACGAAGCATGCTGAAGATCGTGGGACGTTAAAAGAACAGATGACTCGCCTGCTTGAGATAGAAACAAAATTACAACGCGAAACACAAGCTCTCACAGATGTTTTAAAACACCCTGGTTCTCGAGGACGATGGGGGGAAATTCAACTGGAAAGAATTTTAGAGCTTTCGGGTATGTTAAAGTACTGTGACTATGATACGCAGACAACAAGTACTCAAGGCACGGCACGTGCAGATATGATCATTCGTTTACCACAAGATCGTTGTTTGATTATTGATGCTAAAGCGCCGTTGTCTGATGCTTACTTCTCTTTGGAAAACACGGATAAAAATGATTTAGTAAATAAGATTAAAGAACATATTAAAACCTTAAAATCCAAGAGTTACTGGGACAAATTTCATCATTCTCCAGAATATGTAATCCTTTTCTTACCTGGGGAAAGTATGTTTAATGACGCCATTCGCCTGGCACCTGAACTTATTGAGATTGGTGCGGCTTCGAATGTTATTCTTTCAGGACCTTTGACTTTACTCGCATTACTGAAAACTATTGCTTACATGTGGAAGCAAGAAAATCTCCAAAAACAAATTCAAGAAATTGGTCTTTTGGGGAAAGAGCTACATCATCGCTTATATATTGTTTTTGGGCATTTTCATAAAATAGGCAAACATCTTAACCATGCAGTGCACAGTTACAATGATATGGCGACGAGTTTTCAACATCGTGTGTTTCCAACCTTAAGAAAATTTGAGGGTTTAGAGACCTCTTCATCTATGCATCAAATAGAAGATCCCATATTTATACAAGGCTTAGCCTCTTCTTTCCTATCTCCTCATGCCGATGAGGACTTAACAACCCTCAAATCCTCCCTAGATCAAGAAGAAGAATTGCCTCTATAA
- a CDS encoding CDP-alcohol phosphatidyltransferase family protein, translating into MIELDIEGRGRRRVVTPNAITAFGLCCGLFIIFKSVLKTSSSVELFHRLQGLSLLLISAMIADLSDGAIARIMKAESAFGAQFDSLSDAVTFGIAPPLIAIKSLDGIYAGSFFSSLLLVTSIIYSLCGVLRLVRYNLFSKKAIDNSRPYCFIGLPIPAAAASVVSLALFLASDFTTSPRLRISLLSCALLCIGGLMISPWKCPGVKNFRFNISSFLLVAITGLAACLFFLGLVDHFVEVFFLVSWLYTLVVFPIFAIIYRQKSKH; encoded by the coding sequence ATGATAGAATTAGACATTGAGGGGAGGGGTAGGCGCCGCGTAGTCACTCCCAACGCTATTACTGCTTTTGGGCTTTGTTGTGGACTTTTTATTATTTTCAAAAGTGTTTTAAAAACTTCTTCTTCTGTCGAATTATTTCATCGTTTACAAGGACTATCTCTCCTGCTCATTAGTGCAATGATTGCAGATCTTTCCGATGGTGCAATTGCACGTATTATGAAAGCAGAAAGTGCTTTTGGAGCACAATTTGATTCACTTTCTGATGCTGTGACTTTTGGTATTGCCCCACCTCTTATTGCGATAAAAAGCCTAGATGGTATTTACGCTGGAAGCTTTTTTTCCTCCTTATTGCTGGTGACTTCAATTATCTATTCGCTATGTGGAGTATTACGCTTAGTGCGTTATAACCTCTTTTCCAAAAAAGCTATAGATAATTCACGTCCCTATTGTTTTATTGGCCTTCCTATTCCGGCTGCTGCTGCTAGTGTGGTTTCCTTAGCTCTCTTTCTTGCTTCTGACTTTACGACTTCTCCTCGATTACGTATAAGTTTACTTTCTTGTGCTTTGTTGTGTATTGGCGGGTTGATGATTTCCCCTTGGAAATGTCCTGGAGTGAAAAATTTTCGATTTAATATTTCTTCTTTTCTTCTTGTAGCCATTACAGGACTTGCAGCTTGTTTGTTTTTTTTAGGACTTGTAGATCATTTTGTTGAGGTATTTTTTCTTGTTTCGTGGCTATATACCTTGGTAGTGTTTCCCATTTTTGCGATTATCTATCGACAAAAGAGCAAGCATTAA
- a CDS encoding ribonucleoside-diphosphate reductase subunit alpha, with protein MVEVKEKHYTIVKRNGMFVPFNQDRISQALEAAFRGTRSLENNSPLPKDLEKSISEITHKVVKEVLAKITEGQVVTVERIQDIVESQLYVCGLQDIARDYIIYRDQHKEQRGDLRCSISIIRRDKTCVKFNPMKISAALEKAFRATLQVEGITPTSILSEINELTLKIVQDILSLDTEKGMNIELIQDIVEKQLMVAGYYDVAKNYILYREARARVREQKHQDQDIKEDSSSEEESYYVQKADGGAYSLTKTDLHKHFVRACKRFPKTTNAQVLTDMAFVNFYSGIKESEVSIACIMAARANIEKEPDYAFVAADLLMDIVYQETLGYNALTPNLEEKHKQYFKEYILNGDHYRLSPLLKEYDLDVLAEALDLSRDLKFAYMGIQNLYDRYFNQHKNRRLETAQIFWMRVAMGLALNEGEDKNQWAITFYHLFSTFRYTPATPTLFNSGMHHSQLSSCYLSTVKDDLTHIYKVISDNALLSKWAGGIGNDWTNVRATGALIKGTNGKSQGVIPFIKVANDTAIAVNQGGKRKGAMCVYLENWHLDYEDFLELRKNTGDERRRAHDINTASWIPDLFFKRLEQKGMWTLFSPDEVPGLHEAYGIAFEKLYEKYEHKAEIGEIRLYKKVEAEVLWRKMLSMLYETGHPWITFKDPSNIRSQQDHVGVVRCSNLCTEILLNCSESETAVCNLGAVNLVEHIQDGKLNEEKLRETISLGVRVLDNVIDLNYYPTPEASQANLSHRAVGLSIMGFQDALYKLNISYASQKAVEFSDECAELVAYYAILSSSLLAKERGTYSSYKGSKWDRGYLPIDTLELLKQARGEENVLVDTSSRKDWTPIRESIRTYGMRNSHVMTIAPTATISNIIGVTQSIEPTYKHLFVKSNLSGEFTIPNVYLIKKLKELGLWDEDMLDDLKYFDGSLLEIERIPDALKKLFPTAFEIEPEWIIECASRRQKWIDMGIALNLYLAEPNGKKLSNMYLTAWKKGLKTTYYLRSSAATSVEKSFTDINKRGIQPRWMKSKSASTGIVVERTAKPSVCSIETGCESCQ; from the coding sequence ATGGTTGAAGTTAAAGAAAAGCATTATACCATTGTCAAACGTAACGGCATGTTTGTCCCATTTAATCAAGATAGAATTTCTCAGGCTTTGGAAGCTGCTTTTCGGGGTACACGTAGCTTGGAGAACAACTCTCCGTTGCCCAAAGATTTAGAAAAATCCATTTCCGAGATTACTCATAAAGTAGTTAAGGAAGTTTTAGCAAAAATTACAGAAGGTCAAGTAGTTACTGTAGAGAGAATACAAGATATCGTTGAAAGCCAACTTTATGTCTGTGGCTTGCAAGATATAGCTCGTGATTATATCATTTATAGAGACCAGCATAAAGAACAACGTGGGGATTTGCGATGCAGTATCTCCATCATTCGCAGAGATAAGACTTGCGTGAAATTTAATCCTATGAAAATTTCCGCAGCCCTAGAAAAGGCTTTTAGAGCGACTCTCCAAGTCGAAGGAATAACTCCAACATCAATACTCTCCGAAATTAATGAACTCACTCTGAAGATCGTACAAGATATTCTCTCCTTGGATACAGAAAAAGGAATGAATATTGAGTTAATCCAAGATATCGTGGAAAAACAACTTATGGTTGCTGGATATTATGATGTTGCTAAAAACTATATTTTATATAGAGAAGCACGTGCGCGTGTGCGTGAACAAAAACACCAAGATCAAGATATAAAAGAAGACTCTTCTTCTGAAGAGGAATCTTACTATGTGCAGAAAGCAGATGGTGGCGCGTATTCTCTTACCAAAACAGATTTACACAAACATTTTGTCCGGGCATGTAAACGGTTCCCAAAAACAACAAATGCCCAAGTCCTTACGGATATGGCATTCGTGAATTTTTATTCAGGAATCAAAGAGTCTGAAGTTTCCATAGCTTGCATTATGGCTGCGCGTGCCAATATTGAAAAAGAACCTGACTACGCATTTGTTGCTGCAGATTTACTTATGGACATTGTTTATCAAGAAACTTTGGGTTATAACGCACTAACACCGAATTTAGAAGAAAAGCATAAACAATATTTTAAAGAATACATTTTGAATGGTGATCATTATCGCTTAAGTCCCTTGTTAAAAGAGTACGACCTTGATGTTTTGGCAGAGGCTTTAGATCTATCCAGAGATTTAAAGTTTGCTTACATGGGTATTCAAAATCTCTATGATCGTTATTTTAATCAGCACAAAAATCGTCGTCTAGAAACAGCACAGATTTTTTGGATGCGTGTTGCTATGGGATTGGCTTTGAACGAAGGAGAAGACAAAAATCAATGGGCCATTACTTTCTATCATTTGTTTTCTACTTTCCGTTATACGCCAGCTACGCCTACATTGTTTAACTCTGGTATGCATCATTCGCAGTTAAGTTCATGCTATCTTTCCACTGTCAAAGATGATCTTACTCATATTTATAAAGTCATTTCTGACAATGCCTTGCTTTCTAAATGGGCAGGAGGAATTGGTAATGATTGGACGAATGTACGCGCTACAGGAGCTTTAATTAAAGGTACTAATGGAAAAAGTCAGGGAGTTATTCCTTTTATTAAAGTGGCAAACGATACTGCCATTGCTGTAAATCAAGGAGGTAAACGTAAAGGAGCCATGTGCGTCTATTTAGAGAATTGGCACCTAGATTATGAAGACTTCTTAGAGTTACGTAAAAATACAGGAGATGAACGTCGACGTGCTCATGACATTAACACTGCAAGTTGGATTCCTGATTTATTTTTCAAAAGATTAGAGCAAAAAGGAATGTGGACTCTTTTTAGCCCAGATGAAGTTCCAGGATTACACGAAGCTTACGGTATAGCATTTGAAAAGCTTTATGAAAAATATGAACATAAAGCTGAAATAGGAGAAATTCGCTTATATAAGAAAGTAGAAGCCGAAGTGTTATGGCGTAAAATGCTAAGCATGCTCTATGAAACAGGTCATCCTTGGATTACGTTTAAAGATCCTTCTAACATCCGCTCACAACAAGATCACGTAGGCGTTGTACGTTGCTCCAATCTCTGTACCGAAATTCTGTTAAATTGTTCTGAATCTGAAACAGCAGTCTGCAATTTAGGAGCAGTCAATTTAGTAGAACATATTCAAGATGGAAAACTCAATGAAGAGAAACTCAGGGAAACAATTTCTCTAGGTGTCCGTGTTTTAGATAATGTTATCGATCTAAACTACTATCCTACCCCTGAAGCCTCACAAGCAAATCTCTCTCATAGAGCGGTAGGCCTGAGCATAATGGGCTTTCAAGATGCACTTTACAAGTTAAATATTAGTTATGCATCCCAAAAAGCTGTGGAATTTTCTGATGAATGTGCAGAGTTAGTAGCTTATTATGCTATTCTATCTTCGAGTTTGCTTGCAAAAGAACGAGGTACGTATTCTTCATACAAAGGCTCAAAATGGGATCGTGGTTATCTGCCTATAGATACTCTAGAGCTTCTTAAACAAGCTCGAGGCGAGGAAAATGTTCTGGTAGACACTTCATCTAGAAAAGATTGGACTCCCATACGCGAGTCTATACGTACTTATGGTATGAGAAATAGTCATGTCATGACTATTGCTCCCACAGCAACAATTTCAAATATTATTGGAGTTACCCAATCCATAGAGCCTACCTATAAACATCTATTTGTAAAATCTAATCTTTCTGGTGAATTTACCATTCCCAATGTCTACCTAATTAAAAAACTAAAAGAATTAGGGTTATGGGATGAAGATATGTTGGATGATCTTAAATATTTTGATGGATCCTTGTTGGAAATCGAAAGAATTCCTGACGCTTTAAAAAAGCTTTTTCCTACAGCATTCGAGATAGAACCTGAATGGATCATAGAATGTGCATCTCGAAGGCAGAAATGGATAGATATGGGAATTGCTTTAAACTTATATCTGGCTGAACCTAATGGGAAAAAACTCTCCAATATGTATTTAACTGCTTGGAAAAAAGGATTGAAAACAACATATTATCTAAGATCTTCAGCAGCAACATCTGTCGAAAAATCTTTTACGGATATTAATAAGCGGGGGATCCAACCTCGTTGGATGAAAAGTAAATCTGCCTCTACAGGTATTGTAGTGGAAAGAACAGCAAAACCTTCTGTTTGTTCGATAGAAACTGGTTGCGAATCTTGTCAATAA
- a CDS encoding ribonucleotide-diphosphate reductase subunit beta, with protein sequence MEADLLDGRLKRVQLNSKGLVNCNQVDVNQLVPIKYQWAWEHYLNGCANNWMPTEVPMAKDIELWKSDQLSEDERRVILLNLGFFSTAESLVGNNIVLAIFKHITNPEARQYLLRQAFEEAVHTHTFLYICESLGLDEGEIFNAYNERASIKAKDDFQMTLTVDVLEPNFSTESLEGLRQFIKNLVGYYIIMEGIFFYSGFVMILSFHRQNKMTGIGEQYQYILRDETIHLNFGIDLINGIKEENPDLWTKELQEEIVALIKESVELEIEYAKDCLPRGILGLKSSMFIDYVRHIADRRLERIGLKPIYHAKNPFPWMSETIDLNKEKNFFETRVIEYQTSGNLSW encoded by the coding sequence ATGGAAGCAGATCTTTTAGATGGAAGACTTAAACGTGTACAATTAAATAGCAAAGGTCTTGTAAACTGCAATCAGGTAGACGTAAATCAACTTGTCCCAATTAAATATCAATGGGCTTGGGAGCATTATCTTAATGGTTGTGCGAATAATTGGATGCCTACAGAAGTCCCTATGGCTAAGGATATCGAATTATGGAAATCCGACCAGTTATCAGAAGATGAACGTAGAGTCATTTTGTTAAATCTAGGGTTTTTTAGCACAGCAGAAAGTCTCGTAGGCAATAATATTGTTCTAGCTATTTTTAAACATATTACCAACCCTGAGGCCAGGCAGTATCTTCTTCGTCAAGCTTTCGAAGAGGCCGTTCACACCCATACGTTTCTTTATATTTGTGAATCCCTAGGATTAGATGAAGGAGAAATCTTTAATGCTTATAATGAACGGGCTTCTATCAAAGCTAAAGATGATTTTCAAATGACTTTGACTGTAGATGTACTGGAACCTAACTTTTCCACAGAATCTTTGGAAGGTCTTAGACAATTTATTAAGAATCTCGTTGGGTATTATATCATTATGGAAGGAATCTTCTTCTATAGCGGTTTTGTCATGATCCTTTCGTTTCATCGTCAGAATAAAATGACCGGAATAGGGGAGCAATACCAATACATCCTGAGAGACGAAACCATTCATTTAAATTTTGGGATAGATCTTATCAATGGTATCAAAGAAGAAAACCCCGATCTATGGACTAAAGAATTGCAGGAAGAAATTGTCGCTCTTATTAAAGAGTCCGTAGAACTCGAAATTGAATACGCTAAGGACTGTCTCCCTCGTGGTATTTTGGGGTTAAAATCCTCAATGTTTATAGATTATGTCCGTCACATTGCAGACCGTCGTTTGGAAAGAATTGGTCTAAAACCTATATATCATGCGAAAAACCCTTTTCCATGGATGAGTGAGACTATAGATCTGAATAAAGAAAAGAATTTTTTTGAAACACGAGTTATTGAGTATCAGACATCAGGAAACCTAAGCTGGTAA